The Cydia fagiglandana chromosome 4, ilCydFagi1.1, whole genome shotgun sequence genome has a window encoding:
- the LOC134663934 gene encoding monocarboxylate transporter 12-like → MSHGGVKSANGKGAHAPASSRESSESPPPPPDGGWGWMVVFASFMIHIVTDGMTYSFGIFYDEFLDFFNEGYAKTAWIVSILVGVTLSSGPISSSFVNRWGCRLVTVSGALLAAACVTLSAFAGNVLTLIFTIGVGTGFGCGLIYLPAIVSVTVWFERYRSLATGIAVCGSGLGTFIFPPLTKGLISNYGWRGAMAIIGALILNCVPLGLMFRPVPEVPRTPVSEPMLPKQKKSPLKRSQSTEHMARANGHAEDGDVARLTLSQPALNKSHGHKQQSHSRHGSGIMHRPDVLYQGSMTSLTKFRASSPERIQSLTRDEVDEEQCGWMPCSSESKSALLEMLDLSLLVDPIFVLFSVSNFLTSIGFYIPYVYTVNMSKNLGVAHPEYLISIIGASNLIGRIVLGFISDKPWVNRLLAYNMCLTIAGISTALAAVCTEFWGLAMYATTFGFTIGAYVGLTSVVLVDLLGLDKLTNAFGLLLLFQGIASLIGPPLAGWLLRVTGTFAPAFYSAGAAISLSGLILFVIPLLERRSGAARARWAQELPLEHM, encoded by the exons CCGATGGCATGACCTATTCATTCGGTATCTTTTACGATGAGTTCCTGGACTTCTTCAACGAGGGTTATGCCAAGACAGCCTGGATCGTCTCTATACTCGTTGGGGTCACACTCAGTTCAG GCCCGATTTCGAGTTCATTCGTGAATCGTTGGGGCTGTCGTCTGGTGACGGTGAGCGGGGCCCTACTGGCCGCGGCTTGCGTCACCCTGTCGGCCTTTGCGGGCAACGTGCTGACGCTCATCTTCACCATAGGCGTGGGCACCGGCTTCGGCTGCGGCCTCATCTACCTGCCCGCCATCGTCAGCGTCACCGTATGGTTCGAGCGGTATAGGAGTCTTGCTACAG GCATTGCGGTGTGTGGTTCGGGACTTGGAACGTTTATTTTTCCGCCATTAACAAAAGGATTAATCTCCAACTACGGTTGGCGGGGCGCCATGGCCATTATAGGTGCCCTTATATTAAACTGCGTGCCACTGGGACTCATGTTCCGACCAGTACCTGAAGTGCCAAGAACACCGGTCAGCGAACCGATGCTTccaaaacaaaagaaatcacCACTGAAAAGGTCGCAAAGTACTGAGCACATGGCTCGAGCAAACGGGCATGCCGAAGACGGCGATGTGGCTAGACTCACTCTGTCACAGCCTGCTCTGAACAAATCTCATGGACATAAGCAGCAGTCGCATTCTAGACATGGCAGTGGCATCATGCACAGACCTGATGTATTATATCAAGGAAGTATGACGAGCCTTACAAAATTCCGGGCTTCATCTCCAGAAAGAATTCAGTCTTTGACCAGAGACGAAGTCGATGAAGAACAATGTGGATGGATGCCATGCTCCTCAGAGTCTAAGTCCGCGTTACTGGAAATGCTCGACCTGTCTCTGTTGGTGGACCCCATATTTGTATTATTCTCCGTATCAAACTTTTTGACTAGTATAGGATTTTATATACCCTATGTTTATACTGTGAACATGAGCAAGAACTTGGGAGTGGCGCACCCGGAGTATTTGATATCTATCATTGGGGCATCGAACTTGATTGGAAGGATAGTTCTCGGTTTTATCAGCGACAAACCTTGGGTGAATCGATTGCTGGCATACAACATGTGCCTCACCATAGCTGgcatta GTACGGCATTAGCAGCAGTGTGCACAGAGTTCTGGGGACTAGCCATGTATGCGACGACGTTTGGTTTCACCATCGGAGCATATGTGGGGTTAACGTCAGTGGTACTGGTGGATCTTCTCGGGTTGGATAAACTCACTAATGCCTTTGGCCTATTGCTGTTGTTCCAAGGCATCGCGTCTCTCATCGGGCCGCCTCTTGCAG GATGGCTACTTCGCGTGACGGGCACGTTCGCGCCAGCCTTCTACTCGGCCGGCGCCGCCATCTCGCTGAGCGGGCTGATCCTGTTCGTGATCCCGCTGCTGGAGCGGCGCtcgggcgcggcgcgcgcgcgatGGGCGCAGGAGCTGCCCCTGGAGCACATGTAG